The window CATACTTAAAGCTACTATCAAGGTTCAAAGTATAGATGAAATAAGGGATATGTTTTAAATTAATAGCCATGTGCCTAAATACGATCACAGTTAAATAGCATATATTTTTTAGAGAAAGGTGCAAAACTAAAAGTTTATGAGCAGATTAAATACTGATAAATAATAAAAGCAAAAGCTTTCTACCTATCAGATGCTGACAACATAATAATAGATCCTAACAGTGGACCAATTCCCAGAGTTAAAAATGCATAAAAATAACTGTGTGTTATATCAAGCACGAATCCAACAGCCAGTGGAGATATTAGAGATCCAAGCTGCCATATTGCGTTTATCAAACCCATTGCAATGCCAATATTTCTTTTGTCTACTAGCTCTCCTACAAAAGTATTCATCACAGGACTGTATACAAACGCAAGAATCCCCAATATAGGCGCAAGAAAATACAGGGCAAAGATGCTTCTATTTATTCCAAAAATGACCAAAAAAATAAAAAATAAAATTAACATAAAAAATATAATATTCTTTTTCTTCCAGCCAGTAATATCGGTTAGTATTCCAGCAATAGGTTTACATATTAGCGCAGTTATTCCAAAGGCCGACATAAAAAAACCAGCCTGAATCAGAGTAAGCCCCAAACCTTTATTTAAATATGAGTTAGCCCAAGTAGCTGTCCCCCATGTAGCCCACATTGCAAAAAAGCCAGCTAAACCCGTTAGCATAAATTCTTTATTTTTAAGCAAGATCTTTATGTCATAAGCAAAGCTCAAAATTGATTTTGTCTCATTTGAAGAGCTATTTTCACGAAGAAAAAAATATGCAAATAAGAGCGTAATAATTGGCAGCATTCCTGCAACATAAAATGAAGCGTTCCAGCCATGAAATTTTGCTACTGTGGGCACAAAAATGTTTACCAGGAAAACTCCAACAGAGGATGCAGTCATAAAAAATCCCATAGCAGTATACCTGTTTTTTTCAGAAAACCAATCAAATACACCCTTTACACAGGCAGAAAATATAGCACCCGAGCCCATTCCCGCAAATATTCTGTAAAAAAAACCTTGCCAAAAATTTCCAACTGTGCCCATCAATATAGTAAAAAAACCCATTATAAAAAACGAATAAAGTAAAATCTTTCTATAACCGAATCTATCAGCCAGATATCCGCCCGGAAGTTGAGTCAATATGTAGCCAAAATAAAAGGCGCTCATATAACTCCCCGCTTCTTTCGCATTTAGCGAGAGAGCTTTAGCTGCAAGAGGGATGACTGGCGCCCATGCAAGCCTGTCCACAAAAGAAAATAGAAATGCTGACCAAAGTATCAGTAGAACTACTATTTGAGACTTTGAAAAATTTAAATTGTTGATCACTTAAATATCTTCAACCCTTGTCGATTATTAAAAATACAATTTTTTCAGGTCCCTGAACACCACTGACCAATGTCTTCTCTATATCTGCAGTTTTGCTCTCTCCAGAGATAAATAGCATATATTCATCCTGGCATTTTTGTTTTGCTAAAAAATAGGCTTCGCTTAATGTAGATCTCAAAGCAGAGTTTTCAACTGAAATATAAAGAGTTTTTGAGGTTAATATGGATTTTAGCTTTTCGCGTTTTGGAATATTGATGACTGCGCTTGCGCTTCCGGTCGCACCTGATAGAGCTTTTATAAATCCAACGTCTTTATTAGAATCATAATCTAAAGAAGTATTTAGACCAAACTCATTTAAAAAGTCGATATTCTTAACAACTTTTACTTCTACACCACTAAGATTTGCTATTTCTATA is drawn from Thermodesulfobium sp. 4217-1 and contains these coding sequences:
- a CDS encoding MFS transporter; this translates as MINNLNFSKSQIVVLLILWSAFLFSFVDRLAWAPVIPLAAKALSLNAKEAGSYMSAFYFGYILTQLPGGYLADRFGYRKILLYSFFIMGFFTILMGTVGNFWQGFFYRIFAGMGSGAIFSACVKGVFDWFSEKNRYTAMGFFMTASSVGVFLVNIFVPTVAKFHGWNASFYVAGMLPIITLLFAYFFLRENSSSNETKSILSFAYDIKILLKNKEFMLTGLAGFFAMWATWGTATWANSYLNKGLGLTLIQAGFFMSAFGITALICKPIAGILTDITGWKKKNIIFFMLILFFIFLVIFGINRSIFALYFLAPILGILAFVYSPVMNTFVGELVDKRNIGIAMGLINAIWQLGSLISPLAVGFVLDITHSYFYAFLTLGIGPLLGSIIMLSASDR
- a CDS encoding LUD domain-containing protein; the encoded protein is MIEKFIEIANLSGVEVKVVKNIDFLNEFGLNTSLDYDSNKDVGFIKALSGATGSASAVINIPKREKLKSILTSKTLYISVENSALRSTLSEAYFLAKQKCQDEYMLFISGESKTADIEKTLVSGVQGPEKIVFLIIDKG